From Sinorhizobium sp. B11:
GCGGGTATCAAGACGGTTCCGCAGGGCTATCGCTATACGATCGAGCGTTTCGGCCGCTACACACGCACGCTGGAACCGGGCCTCAACCTGATCACCCCTTTCATTGAGCGTGTCGGCGCCAGGATGAACGTGATGGAACAGGTACTGAGCGTGCCGACCCAAGAGGTGATTACCAAGGACAATGCTTCGGTCTCAGCCGATGCCGTATCCTTCTACCAGGTGCTGAATGCCGCTCAGGCCGCCTATCAGGTCTCCAATCTGGAAAATGCTATCCTGAACCTCACCATGACCAATATCCGCTCCGTCATGGGCTCGATGGACCTCGACGAACTGCTCTCCAATCGCGATGCAATCAACGACCGGCTGCTGCGTGTTGTCGACGAAGCTGTGCATCCCTGGGGCATCAAGGTTACCCGCGTTGAGATCAAGGACATCCAGCCGCCGCGCGATCTCGTTGACGCGATGGCCCGCCAGATGAAAGCCGAGCGCGAGAAGCGTGCTCAGGTGCTGGAAGCCGAAGGTTCGCGCAACGCGCAGATTCTGCGAGCCGAGGGCGCCAAGCAATCCGCCATCCTCGAGGCCGAAGGCCAGCGCGAAGCCGCCTTCCGCAACGCTGAAGCCCGTGAGCGCCTGGCCGAGGCCGAGGCCAAGGCGACGCGCATGGTCTCCGAAGCCATCGCCGTTGGCGACGTACAGGCGATCAACTATTTCGTTGCACAGAAATATACGGAAGCGCTGGCATCGATCGGCCAGGCGAACAATGCCAAGGTCGTGCTGATGCCGATGGAGGCTTCCTCCATTCTCGGTTCGCTTGCCGGTATCGGTTCGATCGCCCGCGAAGTCTTTGGCGACGGCAACAATCCGCCGCCGCCACGCCCGCGTCCTGGTCCGGTGCGTTCGACGCCTCCGGTCGCCCCGCCTGCGCCCAGTCCCTTCAATCCCAGTTCGGAGCGATGAGCGATGTTGGCGAAGATCGTCGGCGAACTTGGACCGTGGAGTTGGTGGGTGGCAGGTCTCGTGCTGCTTGCCGCCGAAATGGTCGTGCCCGGCTTCTTCCTCGTCTGGATCGGGCTTGCCGCACTTGCCGTCGGCGTTCTGTCGCTTCTCTTCTGGGATGCCGCCTTCTGGGTCTGGGAACTTCAGGCGATCCTCTTCGCCATCCTGGCGGTCGCTGCAACATTCATTGGAAGGCGGCTGACTTTGCGTAACGACAGGACGGACGAGCCGTTCCTCAATCAGCGCGGCGCGAGCCTTGTTGGTCGTACCGCGACACTACACGAACCGATCCGCGAAGGCCGCGGCCGCATTCGTCTCGACGACACGATGTGGCAGGTCATGGGGCCGAATCTTCCGGCCGGAACACAGGTCAGGGTCGTTTC
This genomic window contains:
- a CDS encoding SPFH/Band 7/PHB domain protein, which codes for MLLGGFDIVVIVLVIFVIMVLFAGIKTVPQGYRYTIERFGRYTRTLEPGLNLITPFIERVGARMNVMEQVLSVPTQEVITKDNASVSADAVSFYQVLNAAQAAYQVSNLENAILNLTMTNIRSVMGSMDLDELLSNRDAINDRLLRVVDEAVHPWGIKVTRVEIKDIQPPRDLVDAMARQMKAEREKRAQVLEAEGSRNAQILRAEGAKQSAILEAEGQREAAFRNAEARERLAEAEAKATRMVSEAIAVGDVQAINYFVAQKYTEALASIGQANNAKVVLMPMEASSILGSLAGIGSIAREVFGDGNNPPPPRPRPGPVRSTPPVAPPAPSPFNPSSER
- a CDS encoding NfeD family protein; its protein translation is MLAKIVGELGPWSWWVAGLVLLAAEMVVPGFFLVWIGLAALAVGVLSLLFWDAAFWVWELQAILFAILAVAATFIGRRLTLRNDRTDEPFLNQRGASLVGRTATLHEPIREGRGRIRLDDTMWQVMGPNLPAGTQVRVVSSSGRDLTVEPT